A part of Aspergillus flavus chromosome 1, complete sequence genomic DNA contains:
- a CDS encoding O-methyltransferase-domain-containing protein, whose translation MASDQNKSNSPSLEEQIVSLTQTVQSNRESLDDATRFRTLKAARGLLDALESPPETAMRDVVLNPVLLTAIRMGVQLGVFQMIRDHQGEGATTEQIASQSGASLIVVDQILRLLTAAGYVSEAGVQTYKPSPLTMAMADGTLEAMTRACFDIGNYCSTYAPEYFRQNNNQFPTSAEDTPFQLAKKTPLSYFEWLGENPSLAKDFQQWMTLKQQATPNWVDWFDVRGNLLHGFRNRPDDVLLVDVGGGEGHYLHAFNDKYPDAPGRRILQDLPQVISTINKTPKDTELMAHDFFTVQPVKGARAYYMHWILHDWRDEQAHSILSHIVDAMEPGYSKLIINDQIIPDRDCDFATACISIMMMLQVGAFERTEKQWRALLTSVGLKDVSFYQPPGNGEGIIVATKA comes from the exons ATGGCTTCCGATCAGAACAAGTCAAATAGTCCTTCTCTCGAAGAACAGATCGTGTCTCTCACACAGACGGTGCAATCGAACAGAGAGTCTCTTGACGATGCTACCCGATTTAGGACTCTCAAAGCAGCACGAGGCCTCCTGGACGCTCTGGAGTCTCCACCAGAGACTGCGATGCGAGATGTGGTCTTA AACCCCGTTTTACTCACGGCCATTCGCATGGGTGTCCAGCTTGGTGTATTCCAGATGATCCGCGACCACCAAGGGGAGGGAGCAACTACTGAGCAGATCGCGAGCCAGTCAGGGGCAAGTCTTATCGTTGTCG ATCAGATCCTGAGGTTGCTAACCGCCGCGGGATATGTGTCAGAGGCAGGGGTCCAAACCTACAAGCCTTCCCCTCTCACCATGGCGATGGCAGATGGGACGCTTGAGGCGATGACTAGAGCATG TTTCGATATTGGAAACTACTGCAGCACCTATGCCCCAGAGTACTTCCGTCAGAATAACAATCAGTTCCCGACATCCGCAGAAGATACTCCCTTCCAGCTAGCAAAGAAGACTCCCCTCAGTTACTTCGAATGGCTGGGAGAGAACCCGTCCCTGGCTAAGGACTTCCAGCAATGGATGACACTCAAGCAGCAAGCAACCCCAAACTGGGTGGACTGGTTCGATGTTCGAGGAAACCTCCTCCATGGCTTTCGCAACCGGCCAGATGATGTCTTGCTTGTGGATGTGGGTGGCGGCGAAGGTCACTACCTCCACGCATTCAATGACAAATACCCTGATGCCCCGGGTCGTCGCATTTTGCAAGATTTACCGCAAGTGATTTCCACCATTAACAAAACCCCAAAGGATACTGAGTTGATGGCGCATGATTTCTTTACCGTTCAACCGGTGAAAG GCGCTCGAGCATATTATATGCATTGGATCCTTCATGACTGGCGAGATGAGCAAGCTCACAGTATCCTCAGCCATATTGTTGATGCCATGGAGCCAGggtattctaaattaatcATCAACGACCAGATCATCCCTGATCGGGATTGCGACTTCGCCACCGCTTGTATCAGCATCATGATGATGCTCCAGGTAGGTGCTTTCGAACGCACCGAGAAGCAATGGCGTGCTCTTCTTACATCCGTCGGCTTGAAGGATGTCTCCTTCTACCAACCACCGGGCAATGGGGAGGGCATCATTGTTGCCACCAAGGCGTGA
- a CDS encoding sulfhydryl oxidase (FAD dependent sulfhydryl oxidase Erv2, putative) gives MANRHITRRILLGAAVSIFLLFVFFVRPQGPPSPAIRAPGHLEKASHSTLTKDDMVKGEVVMPKLGNETAKAELGRATWKYFHTMLARYPEDPTEEQQETLRSFIYLFARLYPCGECASHFQGHLKKYPPQVSSRNAASGWGCFIHNEVNTMLKKPIFDCNKIGDFYDCGCAKDEDTEDENEELKSRSHVDSKESDDIATSQRFEVSKEPTTRG, from the exons ATGGCGAACCGCCATATTACCAGGCGAATACTGCTTGGCGCTGCAGTCTcgatcttccttctctttgtcttcttcgtccgaCCTCAAGGCCCACCAAGCCCCGCGATCCGAGCACCCGGTCACCTGGAGAAAGCGTCTCATTCAACATTGACAAAGGATGATATGGTCAAAGGCGAGGTGGTGATGCCGAAGCTGGGCAACGAGACGGCTAA GGCGGAATTAGGGCGCGCTACGTGGAAGTATTTCCATACTATGCTGGCACGGTATCCAGAAGATCCGACGGAGGAGCAACAAGAAACTTTGCGCTccttcatttatttatttgcGCGATTATATCCATG TGGCGAATGCGCCTCGCATTTTCAGGGTCACTTGAAGAAGTATCCTCCGCAGGTATCATCACGCAATGCCGCGTCAGGATGGGGCTGTTTTATTCACAATGAGGTCAACACTATGCTCAAGAAGCCTATTTTCGACTGCAATAAGATCGGCGACTTTTACGACTGTGGCTGCGCCAAGGACGAAGACACCGAAGACGAGAACGAGGAGCTCAAGAGTAGAAGCCATGTTGACTCCAAAGAAAGCGACGACATTGCTACTAGTCAGCGCTTTGAGGTATCCAAGGAACC AACTACGCGGGGTTGA